Proteins from a single region of Macrotis lagotis isolate mMagLag1 chromosome 2, bilby.v1.9.chrom.fasta, whole genome shotgun sequence:
- the PDE4B gene encoding 3',5'-cyclic-AMP phosphodiesterase 4B isoform X3 — translation METLEELDWCLDQLETIQTYRSVSEMASNKFKRMLNRELTHLSEMSRSGNQVSEYISNTFLDKQNEVEIPSPTQKDREKKKKEQQVMTQISGVKKLMHSSSLNNTSISRFGVKTEKEDHLAKELEDLNKWGLNIFKVAGYSHNRPLTCIMYAIFQERDLLKTFKISSDTFVTYMMTLEDHYHSDVAYHNSLHAADVAQSTHVLLSTPALDAVFTDLEILAAIFAAAIHDVDHPGVSNQFLINTNSELALMYNDESVLENHHLAVGFKLLQEEHCDIFQNLTKKQRQTLRKMVIDMVLATDMSKHMGLLADLKTMVETKKVTSSGVLLLDNYTDRIQVLRNMVHCADLSNPTKSLELYRQWTDRIMEEFFQQGDKERERGMEISPMCDKHTASVEKSQVGFIDYIVHPLWETWADLVQPDAQDILDTLEDNRNWYQSMIPQSPSPPFEDQNRDCQGLMEKFQFELTLEEEDSEGPEKEGESMGYFGSTKTLCVIDPEHLESPGEAEEETALGDASPVDT, via the exons TTCAAGAGAATGTTGAATCGAGAACTGACACACCTCTCGGAGATGAGCCGGTCAGGGAACCAGGTGTCTGAATACATTTCCAACACATTCTTAG ATAAGCAGAATGAGGTGGAGATTCCATCTCCCACTCAGAAAgacagggaaaagaagaaaaaagagcagCAAGTCATGACCCAGATAAGTGGAGTCAAAAAGCTAATGCACAGCTCAAGTCTGAACAACACCAGTATCTCTCGCTTTGGAGTCAAGACTGAAAAGGAAGATCACCTGGCAAAA GAGCTGGAAGACCTGAACAAATGGGGCCTCAACATCTTCAAGGTAGCTGGATATTCTCATAACAGGCCCTTGACGTGTATCATGTATGCCATATTCCAG GAAAGAGACCTTTTAAAGACGTTCAAAATTTCATCTGACACCTTTGTAACCTACATGATGACTTTAGAAGACCATTACCATTCCGACGTGGCATATCACAACAGCCTCCATGCTGCTGATGTTGCCCAGTCAACCCACGTTCTCCTTTCTACTCCAGCCTTAGAT GCTGTCTTCACAGATTTGGAAATCCTGGCTGCTATCTTTGCTGCTGCGATCCATGATGTGGATCATCCAGGGGTCTCCAATCAATTCCTCATCAACACAA ATTCTGAACTTGCTTTGATGTATAATGATGAGTCTGTTTTGGAAAACCACCACTTGGCTGTTGGGTTCAAGTTGCTCCAAGAGGAGCACTGTGACATTTTCCAGAATCTAACCAAGAAGCAGCGTCAGACCCTCAGGAAGATGGTGATCGACATG GTTTTGGCAACGGATATGTCCAAGCACATGGGCCTGTTGGCAGACCTGAAAACAATGGTAGAGACGAAAAAAGTGACCAGCTCTGGAGTCCTCCTTCTGGACAACTACACAGATCGGATACAG GTCCTCCGCAATATGGTACATTGTGCCGACCTGAGCAACCCCACCAAGTCTTTGGAATTGTACCGGCAATGGACAGACCGTATCATGGAGGAATTCTTCCAACAGggagacaaggagagagagaggggcatGGAGATTAGCCCCATGTGCGACAAACACACTGCCTCAGTGGAAAAATCCCAG gtTGGCTTCATTGACTACATTGTCCATCCCCTCTGGGAGACCTGGGCTGACCTAGTCCAGCCCGATGCCCAGGACATCCTGGACACCTTGGAAGACAACCGGAACTGGTACCAGAGCATGATCCCACAGAGCCCCTCCCCACCCTTCGAGGACCAGAACAGAGACTGTCAAGGACTGATGGAGAAATTCCAATTTGAACTGACCCTGGAAGAGGAGGATTCTGAGGGTCctgagaaggagggggagagcaTGGGCTATTTTGGAAGCACAAAGACACTGTGTGTGATTGACCCAGAGCACCTAGAGTCTCCGGGGGAGGCTGAGGAAGAGACTGCGCTGGGAGACGCATCCCCCGTGGACACATAA